One window of the Lytechinus variegatus isolate NC3 chromosome 3, Lvar_3.0, whole genome shotgun sequence genome contains the following:
- the LOC121410543 gene encoding mitochondrial tRNA-specific 2-thiouridylase 1-like isoform X1, which translates to MAKAKHIVCAMSGGVDSSVAAWILKSKGFRVTGLFMRNWDVLDETGMCTADRDCEDAQNACDILQIPFHQVNFVQEYWHDVFSDFLKQYQQGFTPNPDILCNKYIKFDKFLDHAMTKYDADGLATGHYAQTSIGEQFLYDKNSAARGVKLLKALDSWKDQTFFLSQITQKALGKTLFPLGHLTKDIVKRIANEVGLKRAAQRKESMGICFIGRRHFQTFIKEYLEPKQGTFISVENDTVVGEHQGHFLFTLGQGANIGGMKERWFVVDKDAENNTIFVAPSTHHPALFHETFMTGPVHWIHQPPRELIEDQMMDCDFRFQHVHGLTKCTLTLSSMGSVIVSLSKPMRALTPGQFAVFYHGDECLGSAVIMKRGPSLYEMNWKKYQSGEWKAEWLNS; encoded by the exons ATGGCCAAGGCCAAGCATATAGTGTGTGCTATGTCTGGAGGTGTAGACAGCAGTGTAGCTGCTTGGATCCTGAAAAGCAAAG GGTTCAGAGTGACAGGTTTATTCATGCGTAACTGGGATGTGTTGGATGAGACCGGGATGTGTACAGCAGACAGAGATTGTGAGGACGCCCAAAATGCTTGTGACATTCTTCAGATTCCCTTCCATCAGGTCAATTTTGTTCAGGAATACTGGCATGATGTGTTTAG TGATTTCTTAAAGCAATACCAACAGGGGTTCACACCAAATCCTGATATTTTATGCAATAAATACATCAAGTTTGACAAATTTCTAGACCATGCAATGACGAAGTATGATGCCGATGGATTAGCAACGGGCCATTATGCTCAAACGAGTATAGGGGAACAGTTTCTGTATGACAAGAATTCTGCTGCTAGAG GAGTGAAACTTTTGAAAGCGCTCGATAGCTGGAAAGACCAGACTTTCTTCCTTTCACAAATCACACAGAAAGCATTAGGAAAAACTCTCTTCCCTTTGGGTCATCTAACCAAGGACATAGTAAAGCGCATTGCTAATGAAGTTGGACTGAAGAGGGCAGCACAGAGGAAAGAG AGTATGGGGATATGCTTCATTGGAAGAAGgcattttcaaactttcattaaGGAG TATCTTGAACCCAAACAAGGAACTTTTATTTCTGTAGAGAATGACACAGTAGTAGGTGAACACCAAG GTCATTTCTTATTCACTCTTGGTCAAGGAGCCAACATTGGTGGCATGAAGGAAAGATGGTTTGTGGTAGACAAAGATGCTGAAAATAACACTATCTTTGTG GCACCTAGTACCCACCACCCTGCCTTGTTTCATGAAACCTTTATGACTGGACCAGTCCATTGGATCCACCAGCCACCAAGAGAATTAATAGAGGACCAGATGATGGATTGTGATTTCAGATTCCAGCATGTCCATGGTCTCA CAAAATGTACTTTGACTTTGAGTTCCATGGGCTCTGTTATTGTTTCTCTCAGTAAACCAATGAGGGCTCTAACACCAGGTCAG tttGCTGTGTTCTACCATGGTGATGAATGCCTAGGCAGTGCCGTCATTATGAAACGAGGACCATCACTGTACGAGATGAACTGGAAGAAATACCAGAGTGGAGAATGGAAAGCAGAATGGCTCAATAGTTGA
- the LOC121410543 gene encoding mitochondrial tRNA-specific 2-thiouridylase 1-like isoform X2, whose protein sequence is MRNWDVLDETGMCTADRDCEDAQNACDILQIPFHQVNFVQEYWHDVFSDFLKQYQQGFTPNPDILCNKYIKFDKFLDHAMTKYDADGLATGHYAQTSIGEQFLYDKNSAARGVKLLKALDSWKDQTFFLSQITQKALGKTLFPLGHLTKDIVKRIANEVGLKRAAQRKESMGICFIGRRHFQTFIKEYLEPKQGTFISVENDTVVGEHQGHFLFTLGQGANIGGMKERWFVVDKDAENNTIFVAPSTHHPALFHETFMTGPVHWIHQPPRELIEDQMMDCDFRFQHVHGLTKCTLTLSSMGSVIVSLSKPMRALTPGQFAVFYHGDECLGSAVIMKRGPSLYEMNWKKYQSGEWKAEWLNS, encoded by the exons ATGCGTAACTGGGATGTGTTGGATGAGACCGGGATGTGTACAGCAGACAGAGATTGTGAGGACGCCCAAAATGCTTGTGACATTCTTCAGATTCCCTTCCATCAGGTCAATTTTGTTCAGGAATACTGGCATGATGTGTTTAG TGATTTCTTAAAGCAATACCAACAGGGGTTCACACCAAATCCTGATATTTTATGCAATAAATACATCAAGTTTGACAAATTTCTAGACCATGCAATGACGAAGTATGATGCCGATGGATTAGCAACGGGCCATTATGCTCAAACGAGTATAGGGGAACAGTTTCTGTATGACAAGAATTCTGCTGCTAGAG GAGTGAAACTTTTGAAAGCGCTCGATAGCTGGAAAGACCAGACTTTCTTCCTTTCACAAATCACACAGAAAGCATTAGGAAAAACTCTCTTCCCTTTGGGTCATCTAACCAAGGACATAGTAAAGCGCATTGCTAATGAAGTTGGACTGAAGAGGGCAGCACAGAGGAAAGAG AGTATGGGGATATGCTTCATTGGAAGAAGgcattttcaaactttcattaaGGAG TATCTTGAACCCAAACAAGGAACTTTTATTTCTGTAGAGAATGACACAGTAGTAGGTGAACACCAAG GTCATTTCTTATTCACTCTTGGTCAAGGAGCCAACATTGGTGGCATGAAGGAAAGATGGTTTGTGGTAGACAAAGATGCTGAAAATAACACTATCTTTGTG GCACCTAGTACCCACCACCCTGCCTTGTTTCATGAAACCTTTATGACTGGACCAGTCCATTGGATCCACCAGCCACCAAGAGAATTAATAGAGGACCAGATGATGGATTGTGATTTCAGATTCCAGCATGTCCATGGTCTCA CAAAATGTACTTTGACTTTGAGTTCCATGGGCTCTGTTATTGTTTCTCTCAGTAAACCAATGAGGGCTCTAACACCAGGTCAG tttGCTGTGTTCTACCATGGTGATGAATGCCTAGGCAGTGCCGTCATTATGAAACGAGGACCATCACTGTACGAGATGAACTGGAAGAAATACCAGAGTGGAGAATGGAAAGCAGAATGGCTCAATAGTTGA
- the LOC121410543 gene encoding mitochondrial tRNA-specific 2-thiouridylase 1-like isoform X3 → MTKYDADGLATGHYAQTSIGEQFLYDKNSAARGVKLLKALDSWKDQTFFLSQITQKALGKTLFPLGHLTKDIVKRIANEVGLKRAAQRKESMGICFIGRRHFQTFIKEYLEPKQGTFISVENDTVVGEHQGHFLFTLGQGANIGGMKERWFVVDKDAENNTIFVAPSTHHPALFHETFMTGPVHWIHQPPRELIEDQMMDCDFRFQHVHGLTKCTLTLSSMGSVIVSLSKPMRALTPGQFAVFYHGDECLGSAVIMKRGPSLYEMNWKKYQSGEWKAEWLNS, encoded by the exons ATGACGAAGTATGATGCCGATGGATTAGCAACGGGCCATTATGCTCAAACGAGTATAGGGGAACAGTTTCTGTATGACAAGAATTCTGCTGCTAGAG GAGTGAAACTTTTGAAAGCGCTCGATAGCTGGAAAGACCAGACTTTCTTCCTTTCACAAATCACACAGAAAGCATTAGGAAAAACTCTCTTCCCTTTGGGTCATCTAACCAAGGACATAGTAAAGCGCATTGCTAATGAAGTTGGACTGAAGAGGGCAGCACAGAGGAAAGAG AGTATGGGGATATGCTTCATTGGAAGAAGgcattttcaaactttcattaaGGAG TATCTTGAACCCAAACAAGGAACTTTTATTTCTGTAGAGAATGACACAGTAGTAGGTGAACACCAAG GTCATTTCTTATTCACTCTTGGTCAAGGAGCCAACATTGGTGGCATGAAGGAAAGATGGTTTGTGGTAGACAAAGATGCTGAAAATAACACTATCTTTGTG GCACCTAGTACCCACCACCCTGCCTTGTTTCATGAAACCTTTATGACTGGACCAGTCCATTGGATCCACCAGCCACCAAGAGAATTAATAGAGGACCAGATGATGGATTGTGATTTCAGATTCCAGCATGTCCATGGTCTCA CAAAATGTACTTTGACTTTGAGTTCCATGGGCTCTGTTATTGTTTCTCTCAGTAAACCAATGAGGGCTCTAACACCAGGTCAG tttGCTGTGTTCTACCATGGTGATGAATGCCTAGGCAGTGCCGTCATTATGAAACGAGGACCATCACTGTACGAGATGAACTGGAAGAAATACCAGAGTGGAGAATGGAAAGCAGAATGGCTCAATAGTTGA